The Magnetospirillum sp. genome includes a region encoding these proteins:
- a CDS encoding ABC transporter ATP-binding protein: MSRFLEVAHVTKRFRGLTAVDDVSFGLDKGAIYAIIGPNGAGKTTLFNLLAGVYAPDTGSIAFEGKPIAGLAPEKICQAGIARTFQIVRPFPGLSVLENAKIGALLRHRDPANAEQAAGETLRRLDLWDKRRQLAASLTLPDRKRLEMARALATEPKLLLLDEVMAGLRPTETDRIVAILKALAAESGLTVLLIEHVMRAVMALAERILVLHHGAAIAEGEPAAVVRDPLVLECYLGAEALE; encoded by the coding sequence GTGAGCCGTTTTCTCGAGGTCGCGCACGTCACGAAGCGCTTTCGCGGCCTCACGGCCGTCGACGATGTTTCGTTCGGTCTCGACAAGGGTGCGATCTACGCGATCATCGGGCCGAACGGGGCGGGCAAAACGACCTTGTTCAATCTGCTCGCGGGCGTCTATGCGCCCGACACCGGCAGCATCGCCTTCGAAGGCAAGCCGATCGCAGGGCTCGCGCCTGAGAAGATCTGCCAAGCCGGCATTGCGCGCACCTTCCAGATCGTGCGGCCGTTTCCGGGTTTGAGCGTGCTCGAAAACGCCAAGATCGGCGCCCTGCTTCGCCATCGCGATCCGGCGAATGCCGAACAAGCGGCGGGCGAAACGCTGCGCCGCCTCGATCTGTGGGACAAGCGCCGCCAGCTCGCGGCAAGCCTCACATTGCCCGACCGCAAACGCCTCGAGATGGCGCGGGCACTCGCAACGGAACCCAAACTCCTGCTGCTCGACGAGGTGATGGCGGGCTTGAGGCCCACCGAAACCGATCGCATCGTCGCGATCCTCAAAGCGCTGGCAGCCGAAAGCGGCCTCACCGTGCTGCTGATCGAGCATGTGATGCGTGCGGTGATGGCGCTCGCCGAGCGCATCTTGGTGCTCCATCACGGGGCCGCGATCGCCGAAGGGGAACCCGCTGCCGTCGTACGCGATCCGCTCGTGCTCGAATGCTATCTGGGGGCCGAAGCGCTCGAATGA
- a CDS encoding ABC transporter ATP-binding protein has product MLKVETLDLFHGDAQALDQVSLGVEAHSVVAIVGANGAGKTSLIRTVAGIHKPARGRILWHGQDIAGWPSHKVCELGIGQVAEGRQIFPTLTVRENLETGAMLKRAKAKRHANLERVLALFPKLAQRERQAAGTLSGGEQQMLAIGRCLMGEPSLVMFDEPSLGLAPAVVGEMLRTIRTLASEGLTVVLVEQNVAVSLKLADRAYVLENGRIVLEGTGAELLADDRVRQAYLGL; this is encoded by the coding sequence ATGCTCAAGGTCGAAACGCTCGATCTTTTCCACGGCGATGCGCAAGCGCTCGACCAAGTGTCGCTCGGCGTTGAAGCGCACAGCGTCGTCGCGATCGTGGGCGCCAACGGGGCCGGCAAAACCTCGCTGATCCGCACGGTCGCCGGCATCCACAAGCCCGCGCGCGGGCGCATTCTGTGGCACGGGCAGGATATTGCGGGCTGGCCGAGCCACAAGGTCTGCGAACTCGGGATCGGCCAAGTCGCCGAGGGTCGTCAAATTTTCCCCACGCTCACGGTGCGCGAGAATCTCGAAACCGGGGCCATGCTGAAGCGCGCCAAGGCCAAGCGCCACGCGAATCTCGAGCGTGTTCTGGCCCTCTTCCCGAAACTCGCGCAGCGTGAGCGCCAGGCAGCGGGCACGTTGTCGGGCGGCGAACAACAGATGCTCGCGATCGGCCGCTGCCTGATGGGCGAGCCGAGCCTCGTGATGTTCGACGAGCCGTCGCTGGGCTTGGCCCCCGCCGTCGTCGGTGAGATGCTGCGCACGATCCGCACACTAGCAAGCGAGGGGCTCACGGTCGTGCTCGTCGAACAAAACGTCGCGGTCTCGCTCAAGCTCGCCGACCGCGCCTACGTACTCGAAAACGGCCGCATCGTGCTCGAGGGCACGGGGGCCGAGCTCCTCGCCGACGACCGCGTGCGCCAGGCGTATTTGGGGCTGTGA
- a CDS encoding branched-chain amino acid ABC transporter permease has protein sequence MSVFAPLNGRAKLLLALFVVGLAAAPIAADRYLLSVLILIFYFAYLGQAWNIMMGFAGQLSLGHSLYVGLGAYVAAALWTKFGIGPWAGMFAGMAVAMAFGAAIGWLGFRFGIAGVYFALLTIAFAEFTRIAFDHMDWTGRAGGLFLPVRAEQAHQWWNLRGGPLLFYYLALALMLGALWLCATLRAARIGHYWLAVREDEAAARALGIDVFAVKMKAVLISSAMAAVGGTFYAFYYNNLFPAQIFDMSRSIEMILAPIVGGLGTLIGPILGAFILTPLGEGLIAATEEAGLSAPGTKAVFYGLALMAIVWVAPSGVWPWLRRKLGLETP, from the coding sequence ATGAGCGTTTTTGCCCCGCTCAACGGCCGCGCCAAATTACTGCTGGCCCTGTTTGTTGTGGGGCTTGCGGCCGCACCGATAGCGGCCGACCGCTATCTTTTGTCGGTGCTGATCCTGATTTTCTACTTCGCCTATTTGGGCCAAGCCTGGAACATCATGATGGGCTTCGCGGGCCAATTGTCGCTGGGCCATTCGCTCTATGTCGGCTTGGGCGCCTACGTCGCGGCGGCCTTGTGGACCAAGTTCGGCATCGGCCCGTGGGCGGGCATGTTCGCCGGCATGGCCGTCGCGATGGCGTTCGGTGCTGCGATCGGCTGGCTCGGCTTCCGCTTCGGCATTGCGGGCGTTTATTTCGCGTTGCTCACGATCGCTTTCGCCGAATTCACGCGCATCGCCTTCGACCATATGGACTGGACAGGCCGCGCAGGTGGGCTCTTCTTGCCCGTGCGCGCCGAGCAAGCCCATCAATGGTGGAACCTGCGCGGCGGACCCTTGCTGTTCTACTATCTGGCGCTGGCGCTGATGCTGGGGGCCTTGTGGCTGTGCGCAACCTTGCGCGCCGCGCGCATCGGCCATTACTGGCTCGCCGTGCGCGAGGACGAAGCGGCCGCCCGCGCACTCGGCATCGATGTGTTCGCGGTCAAGATGAAGGCGGTGCTGATCTCGTCCGCAATGGCGGCCGTCGGCGGCACGTTCTACGCCTTCTACTACAACAATCTCTTCCCGGCACAGATCTTCGACATGTCGCGTTCGATCGAGATGATCCTCGCCCCGATCGTCGGCGGGCTCGGCACCTTGATCGGTCCGATCCTGGGCGCCTTCATCCTCACCCCGCTCGGCGAAGGCTTGATCGCCGCCACCGAAGAAGCGGGCTTGAGTGCGCCCGGCACCAAGGCCGTGTTCTACGGCCTCGCCTTGATGGCGATCGTGTGGGTCGCCCCCTCGGGCGTGTGGCCGTGGCTGCGCCGCAAACTCGGGCTCGAAACGCCGTGA